One window of Magallana gigas chromosome 2, xbMagGiga1.1, whole genome shotgun sequence genomic DNA carries:
- the LOC105334567 gene encoding BAG family molecular chaperone regulator 1 isoform X1, with product MAAAKAKNMKLQVKHGSKVHEVRLQAEQGNVLTVQDLVKKIYEVTEIPPANQKILYKGKTLNKDLDVFLTDTGLTDNAKVMLLGKRPDPVDDKEMGKLHNIEQSLKKEEEKLSEITYELDGVHRGFLEDSLKRPALQKSRKRIAHSTEQYMKLLEALDGLNLDPSNSGGRAKRKSLVDRIHTLLDRCDGLAKGIDDMLARLAANIPL from the exons ATGGCAGCGGCAAAAGCTAAGAATATGAAACTCCAAGTGAAGCATG GTTCTAAGGTTCATGAAGTAAGGCTGCAGGCTGAGCAAGGCAATGTTCTCACAGTTCAGGACctagtgaaaaaaatatacgaAGTCACAGAAATCCCACCAGCAAACCAGAAGATCCTTTATAAAG gcaAAACATTGAACAAAGATTTAGATGTATTCCTGACAGATACTGGGCTAACAGACAATGCCAAAGTTATGCTTCTTGGGAAAAGG CCTGATCCTGTGGATGACAAAGAGATGGGCAAGCTACACAACATTGAACAGTCCCTAAAGAAAGAGGAAGAAAAACTCAGCGAGATCACGTACGAACTAGACGGAGTACACAGG GGATTTTTAGAAGATTCCTTGAAGAGACCAGCATTGCAGAAGAGTCGAAAGAGAATCGCCCACTCCACAGAACAGTACATGAAGCTGTTGGAGGCACTGGATGGCCTCAATCTGGATCCCAGTAATTCGGGGGGAAGGGCCAAGCGCAAGAGCCTGGTGGACAGAATTCAC ACCCTTTTGGACAGATGTGATGGATTAGCCAAGGGAATTGATGACATGTTAGCAAGGTTGGCTGCAAATATCCCCCTCTAA
- the LOC105321896 gene encoding ankyrin repeat domain-containing protein 33B isoform X1 yields MDRGRRRSDDNIMTFSDEFYDEYTLLEACLEYDFEAVQNILDDTPTDEELNERDQSGKTALCHACASGLLPIVQLLSEVSGVDVNQGDKEGNTPLIFAAQAGYREIVRILLHEFRKIRVDHKNKAGFTALMKAALQGRTSCAKLLLYAGANPKLRDNGRQLCAEEWARFTGRHECADEIAKFTKTKGFLFNRSSKKVYNRSSSVPDLTAANDKAKEYTGPTRQKSKSFRKKIKRMIHGSSNSSTNNTYSNRLTQERNPFAIVARCVSTPVLSGALPDGDSIVKRHRSYDNIPRVEVTSPASINGT; encoded by the exons ATGGATAGGGGTAGGCGCCGAAGCGATGACAACATCATGACGTTTTCTGACGAGTTTTACGACGAGTACACGCTGTTGGAAGCCTGTCTGGAGTACGACTTCGAGGCtgtccaaaatatcctcgacgACACGCCCACGGACGAGGAGCTGAATGAGAGGGATCAATCGGGTAAG ACGGCATTATGTCACGCGTGTGCATCCGGATTGCTTCCAATTGTGCAGCTTCTTTCGGAAGTTTCCGGAGTAGACGTAAATCAAGGGGACAAGGAGGGAAACACGCCGCTTATATTTGCCGCACAGGCAG gCTATCGAGAAATTGTCAGGATACTGCTGCATGAGTTCAGGAAAATTAGGGTCGATCACAAGAACAAAGCGGGTTTCACGGCGCTGATGAAAGCGGCCCTCCAAGGCAGGACCTCGTGTGCAAAGCTGCTTCTTTACGCAG GAGCTAATCCGAAACTGCGAGACAACGGGCGTCAGCTATGTGCCGAGGAATGGGCTCGATTTACAGGCAGACACGAATGTGCTGACGAAATAGCAAAATTCACCAAGACGAAGGGCTTTTTGTTTAACAGGTCCAGTAAAAAAGTCTATAACAGATCAAGCAGTGTCCCGGACCTCACCGCTGCGAACGATAAAGCCAAAGAGTACACAGGACCCACGCGACAGAAATCCAAATCGTTccggaaaaaaatcaaaagaatgattcACGGTTCTTCTAATTCCAGTACGAACAATACTTACAGCAACCGCCTGACGCAGGAGCGCAACCCGTTTGCAATTGTTGCGAGATGCGTGTCCACACCCGTTCTTTCCGGTGCGTTGCCTGACGGAGATTCTATTGTGAAAAGACATAGAAGCTACGATAATATTCCACGGGTGGAAGTGACATCACCAGCATCAATCAATGGAACTTGA
- the LOC105334567 gene encoding BAG family molecular chaperone regulator 1 isoform X2: protein MAAAKAKNMKLQVKHGSKVHEVRLQAEQGNVLTVQDLVKKIYEVTEIPPANQKILYKGKTLNKDLDVFLTDTGLTDNAKVMLLGKRPDPVDDKEMGKLHNIEQSLKKEEEKLSEITYELDGVHRGFLEDSLKRPALQKSRKRIAHSTEQYMKLLEALDGLNLDPSNSGGRAKRKSLVDRIHTLLDRCDGLAKGIDDMLASNEGKGK from the exons ATGGCAGCGGCAAAAGCTAAGAATATGAAACTCCAAGTGAAGCATG GTTCTAAGGTTCATGAAGTAAGGCTGCAGGCTGAGCAAGGCAATGTTCTCACAGTTCAGGACctagtgaaaaaaatatacgaAGTCACAGAAATCCCACCAGCAAACCAGAAGATCCTTTATAAAG gcaAAACATTGAACAAAGATTTAGATGTATTCCTGACAGATACTGGGCTAACAGACAATGCCAAAGTTATGCTTCTTGGGAAAAGG CCTGATCCTGTGGATGACAAAGAGATGGGCAAGCTACACAACATTGAACAGTCCCTAAAGAAAGAGGAAGAAAAACTCAGCGAGATCACGTACGAACTAGACGGAGTACACAGG GGATTTTTAGAAGATTCCTTGAAGAGACCAGCATTGCAGAAGAGTCGAAAGAGAATCGCCCACTCCACAGAACAGTACATGAAGCTGTTGGAGGCACTGGATGGCCTCAATCTGGATCCCAGTAATTCGGGGGGAAGGGCCAAGCGCAAGAGCCTGGTGGACAGAATTCAC ACCCTTTTGGACAGATGTGATGGATTAGCCAAGGGAATTGATGACATGTTAGCAAG TAATGAAGGCAAAGGCAAATGA
- the LOC105321896 gene encoding photoreceptor ankyrin repeat protein isoform X2, translated as MRGINRTALCHACASGLLPIVQLLSEVSGVDVNQGDKEGNTPLIFAAQAGYREIVRILLHEFRKIRVDHKNKAGFTALMKAALQGRTSCAKLLLYAGANPKLRDNGRQLCAEEWARFTGRHECADEIAKFTKTKGFLFNRSSKKVYNRSSSVPDLTAANDKAKEYTGPTRQKSKSFRKKIKRMIHGSSNSSTNNTYSNRLTQERNPFAIVARCVSTPVLSGALPDGDSIVKRHRSYDNIPRVEVTSPASINGT; from the exons ATGAGAGGGATCAATCGG ACGGCATTATGTCACGCGTGTGCATCCGGATTGCTTCCAATTGTGCAGCTTCTTTCGGAAGTTTCCGGAGTAGACGTAAATCAAGGGGACAAGGAGGGAAACACGCCGCTTATATTTGCCGCACAGGCAG gCTATCGAGAAATTGTCAGGATACTGCTGCATGAGTTCAGGAAAATTAGGGTCGATCACAAGAACAAAGCGGGTTTCACGGCGCTGATGAAAGCGGCCCTCCAAGGCAGGACCTCGTGTGCAAAGCTGCTTCTTTACGCAG GAGCTAATCCGAAACTGCGAGACAACGGGCGTCAGCTATGTGCCGAGGAATGGGCTCGATTTACAGGCAGACACGAATGTGCTGACGAAATAGCAAAATTCACCAAGACGAAGGGCTTTTTGTTTAACAGGTCCAGTAAAAAAGTCTATAACAGATCAAGCAGTGTCCCGGACCTCACCGCTGCGAACGATAAAGCCAAAGAGTACACAGGACCCACGCGACAGAAATCCAAATCGTTccggaaaaaaatcaaaagaatgattcACGGTTCTTCTAATTCCAGTACGAACAATACTTACAGCAACCGCCTGACGCAGGAGCGCAACCCGTTTGCAATTGTTGCGAGATGCGTGTCCACACCCGTTCTTTCCGGTGCGTTGCCTGACGGAGATTCTATTGTGAAAAGACATAGAAGCTACGATAATATTCCACGGGTGGAAGTGACATCACCAGCATCAATCAATGGAACTTGA